The region CGTGAATTTGGAAACCTctcatttcttgtttctcttgacttGGGAAGTAACAATTTCCAAGGAAATTTGCCTCAAGAAATGGCACGCTTGCATCGGCTTAAGTTTCTTCGGTTAAGTGTCAACAACTTCTGCGGAAAGGTTCCTTCTTGGTTTGGGTTTTTACACCAACTTCAAGTTCTAAATCTTGGGAATAATAGTTTCACCGGTTCCATCCCTTCTTCATTTTCTAATATTTCCAAACTTGAGACTTTGAATCTGAAATTCAATTCCATAGAGGGAcaaataccaaaagtgattggaaCTCTTGTAAACCATAGAGTATTAAACATGGCGGGTAACAAGCTCATAGGCTTTA is a window of Capsicum annuum cultivar UCD-10X-F1 unplaced genomic scaffold, UCD10Xv1.1 ctg62858, whole genome shotgun sequence DNA encoding:
- the LOC124893652 gene encoding LRR receptor-like serine/threonine-protein kinase EFR, whose amino-acid sequence is MEKAFTFYLLTLLLLMASSAMTQTNITTDQLALLSLKSKIISDPSHFLDEKWSPTVSVCHWVGVTCGSRHQRVNSLNLSNMALTGKIPREFGNLSFLVSLDLGSNNFQGNLPQEMARLHRLKFLRLSVNNFCGKVPSWFGFLHQLQVLNLGNNSFTGSIPSSFSNISKLETLNLKFNSIEGQIPKVIGTLVNHRVLNMA